TAATGGAAGAAACTTGGCATGTTCTATTAGCCGGCAAAGGTGCCGATAAGTTTGCTGAAGAACAAGGGCTTGAAATTGTGGATCCAAAATATTTTCATACGGAGCGTCGTTGGAAGGCCATCCAAAAAATGAAAGCCAATGAGCAGGAAAAATACGGCACTGTAGGCTGTGTTGCATTGGATAAAGATGGTAATATCGCCGCCGGTACTTCCACCGGGGGAATGACCAACAAACGCTGGGGCCGCGTAGGTGATGTGCCTATCATTGGTGCCGGGACTTACGCCAACAATAAAACCTGTGCCGTTTCCGCCACGGGCACGGGGGAATATTTTATCCGCGCTGCGGTGGCCCATGATATTTCTGCCCTAATGGAATACAAACGCTATTCACTCAAAAAATCCTCCCAAAAAGCGATCGATAAAGTGGGGAAACTGGGTGGTTCCGGTGGTGTGATTGCAATCGATGCCAAAGGAAATATCGCCATGCCCTTCAACACTAAAGGTATGTACCGGGGCTATATCAAAAGTGACGGAAATCCTGTTACGCTGATTTATAAGGACGAATAATCTTTGGGCAGAATGGCCCACAATACAAATTCTGACAATTAACATCTTTTGGGGAATTCTAAACGGGATTCCCCTTTATTATTTGTACATTCCCGAGCTTTTTTTGACCCAATTATTTCACTTTTGAGTAACGTAAATTTGCGCGGTGAAATACAATAAAACTATTTAGGAACTTCGGAGAAAAAATCAATGACGCCATCTAGAGGCACAGTAGGAGTAAAACGAGGATATATCATTCCAATAGGCGGTGCCGAAAGCAAACGCCGTGACCCGGTCATCCTAGAAAAATTTGTTGGAATATCTGGCGGAAATGATGCAACCATTGTTGTGATTCCCACCGCCACTAAAGTGGAAGAAAATGGTAGCCGCTATGTGGATATATTTATGGGAATGGGTGTGAAAAAAGTCCATTGTTTAAACATTACTAAACGTACCGACTGCAATCGGGACGATTATCTGTCTATCTTAGAAGAAGCAACAGGCATCTTTATTTCCGGTGGCAATCAACTCCGCCTCTCCACCATTTTAGGCGGCACTGCCGTTGCCCAATTAATTCGCCGTTTAAATGCCGATGGCGTACACGTTGCCGGGACATCTGCCGGCGCCGCCATTATGCCGGAACATATGATATCCGGTGGCCGATCCGGAAGTACACCGACTCCTCGCAGTGTTTCATTAAGTCCCGGATTGGGACTGACCAATAGTGTGGTGGTAGATCAACATTTCCGCCAAAGGGACCGTCTCGGCCGTATCCTGGCCGCCATT
The Candidatus Neomarinimicrobiota bacterium DNA segment above includes these coding regions:
- a CDS encoding cyanophycinase yields the protein MTPSRGTVGVKRGYIIPIGGAESKRRDPVILEKFVGISGGNDATIVVIPTATKVEENGSRYVDIFMGMGVKKVHCLNITKRTDCNRDDYLSILEEATGIFISGGNQLRLSTILGGTAVAQLIRRLNADGVHVAGTSAGAAIMPEHMISGGRSGSTPTPRSVSLSPGLGLTNSVVVDQHFRQRDRLGRILAAIAYSPFLTGVGIDENTAIFIDPNNSFEVVGDGGVTVIDPSAINYSNMSETDRNEAVSITGVKLHILTHGDFYNLNTHTPHIPELKPESADSLS
- a CDS encoding isoaspartyl peptidase/L-asparaginase encodes the protein MKSIRYILGGIAFTFVAFLAITQSVDAKPKEKFALVIHGGAGTITRKNMTAEKEAAYRAKLEEALQTGYKILNEDGTAMDAVEATIHIMEDSPLFNAGKGAVFTNAGTNELDAAIMNGADLKAGAVAGVKTVKNPISAARKVMEETWHVLLAGKGADKFAEEQGLEIVDPKYFHTERRWKAIQKMKANEQEKYGTVGCVALDKDGNIAAGTSTGGMTNKRWGRVGDVPIIGAGTYANNKTCAVSATGTGEYFIRAAVAHDISALMEYKRYSLKKSSQKAIDKVGKLGGSGGVIAIDAKGNIAMPFNTKGMYRGYIKSDGNPVTLIYKDE